The Lichenihabitans psoromatis genome contains a region encoding:
- a CDS encoding porin, producing the protein MKLVKSLLLGSVAGMAAIAGAQAADLPFRKAAPVEYVRVCDWTGAGYFYIPGTDTCLKVGGIIRAEYAYIQNNSAFFPSPGVSTVAAPRATGTFIPGRSRDASGFFARGRIDADARTQTAYGTLRTYVRFQIDRLQGNYSGGGVAGGQNSFANQGGNNAYLDKGFIQFAGFTAGRVQSFFDFYADNYNFEGIANSDESNNVFAYTATFGGGFSATISVEDRNGRNLSQNIGNIAFGTGAINPAAGLNGLAGANAVYAGETIPDVVGVLRVDQAWGAAQISAAYHDVNTVAGPLGNVAIANQFANSTTEGFAVQGGVQIKLPMLAAGDDLWIEGGYQEGAYLYQDSSNYLNAGFNSLALGGFQHIDRDAVAIGNGTGGYTLQKGSGFHVMGALHHYFTPQFHDVLFGSYETIGYGNIVKNIDWTRGGIGDASEFRVGNQFIFTPVHDLNFGVEVIYMRIDQTLAHELGQVATALPVGVKKNPDAFEARLRVERDF; encoded by the coding sequence ATGAAGCTCGTTAAGAGTCTTCTTCTTGGTTCGGTGGCCGGAATGGCCGCTATTGCTGGCGCGCAGGCTGCTGATTTGCCGTTTCGGAAGGCTGCCCCGGTCGAATACGTTCGCGTTTGCGACTGGACCGGCGCTGGCTACTTCTACATCCCGGGCACCGACACCTGCTTGAAGGTCGGCGGCATCATCCGCGCCGAATATGCTTACATCCAGAACAACTCGGCCTTCTTCCCGAGCCCGGGCGTCAGCACGGTTGCGGCTCCGCGCGCCACCGGCACGTTCATCCCGGGCCGTAGCCGTGACGCAAGCGGCTTCTTCGCTCGCGGTCGTATCGACGCCGACGCTCGCACGCAGACCGCCTATGGCACGCTGCGCACCTACGTCCGCTTCCAGATCGATCGTCTGCAGGGCAACTACTCGGGCGGCGGTGTCGCTGGTGGTCAGAACTCCTTCGCCAACCAGGGCGGCAACAACGCCTATCTCGACAAGGGCTTCATCCAGTTCGCTGGGTTCACGGCCGGTCGCGTTCAGTCGTTCTTCGACTTCTACGCCGACAACTACAACTTCGAAGGCATTGCCAACTCCGACGAAAGCAACAACGTCTTCGCTTACACCGCGACCTTCGGTGGCGGCTTCTCGGCAACGATCTCGGTCGAAGACCGCAACGGTCGTAACCTCAGCCAGAACATCGGCAACATCGCGTTCGGCACCGGCGCCATCAACCCGGCTGCCGGCCTCAACGGTCTGGCTGGCGCGAACGCCGTCTACGCTGGCGAGACGATCCCGGATGTCGTCGGTGTCCTGCGCGTCGATCAGGCCTGGGGTGCGGCTCAGATCTCGGCTGCCTACCATGACGTGAACACGGTTGCGGGTCCGCTCGGCAACGTGGCGATCGCCAACCAGTTCGCCAACTCGACCACGGAAGGCTTCGCGGTTCAGGGCGGCGTGCAGATCAAGCTGCCGATGCTGGCTGCTGGCGACGATCTGTGGATCGAAGGCGGCTACCAGGAAGGCGCTTACCTCTACCAGGACTCCTCGAACTACCTGAACGCCGGCTTCAACTCGCTCGCGCTCGGCGGCTTCCAGCATATCGACCGTGACGCTGTCGCGATCGGCAACGGCACTGGCGGCTACACCCTCCAGAAGGGTTCGGGCTTCCACGTCATGGGCGCCTTGCACCACTACTTCACGCCCCAGTTCCACGACGTTCTGTTCGGTTCGTACGAGACGATCGGCTACGGCAACATCGTCAAGAACATCGACTGGACCCGTGGCGGTATCGGCGACGCATCGGAATTCCGCGTCGGCAACCAGTTCATCTTCACCCCGGTTCACGACCTGAACTTCGGCGTGGAAGTGATCTACATGCGCATCGACCAGACCTTGGCTCACGAACTCGGCCAGGTCGCGACCGCTCTGCCGGTCGGCGTCAAGAAGAACCCCGATGCCTTCGAGGCTCGCCTCCGCGTCGAGCGCGACTTCTAA
- the qatC gene encoding Qat anti-phage system QueC-like protein QatC, with protein sequence MAGKRLDHGIAHALADLKALHLTPSEIGADILVVAAHVHAADTRISRSTESQDAWTREIRLVIPVSDPARWTAAAPILLRALNFLTGDRWDVGFRKRTKGYAKLVSPAAPTLIPTPFGGVSLFSGGLDSLIGAIDSLNAGETPLLVSHAGEGLVSKSQEQCFDGLKAAYKSSAFDRLRVWMSFDSGLVEDVGSEDTTRGRSFLFFSLGVAAGTALGRDFVLKVPENGLIALNVPLDRLRLGALSTRTTHPFYMARWNDLLQALGVAGKVENPYWDKTKGEMVAQCANPALLKQLAPLSLSCSSPTKGRWTKKPQGHCGYCLPCLIRRASLRGKDSTVYGVPDLKAATLDTKQAEGQQVRSFQIAIARLSKRPELAKVLIHKPGPLFDDPSRHDDLADVYRRGLEEVGRLLTGVRAAPS encoded by the coding sequence GTGGCGGGCAAGCGCCTCGATCATGGGATCGCCCATGCCTTGGCCGACCTTAAAGCTTTGCATCTGACACCGAGCGAGATCGGCGCAGACATACTGGTGGTCGCTGCCCACGTTCATGCTGCGGATACCCGCATCTCTCGCTCGACCGAATCGCAGGACGCCTGGACGCGCGAGATTCGGCTGGTCATCCCCGTGAGCGATCCGGCGCGATGGACGGCCGCCGCACCCATCTTGCTCCGCGCCTTGAATTTCCTGACCGGCGACAGGTGGGATGTAGGCTTCCGCAAACGGACTAAGGGTTATGCGAAGCTGGTCTCTCCTGCCGCGCCCACCCTCATTCCCACCCCGTTCGGTGGCGTGAGCCTGTTCTCCGGTGGTTTGGACAGTTTGATCGGCGCGATCGACAGCCTGAATGCCGGCGAAACGCCGCTCCTTGTCAGCCATGCCGGCGAAGGGCTGGTGAGCAAGTCGCAGGAGCAGTGCTTCGACGGTTTGAAAGCTGCTTACAAATCATCCGCCTTCGATCGATTGCGCGTGTGGATGAGCTTCGACAGCGGACTGGTCGAGGATGTCGGATCGGAGGACACCACGCGCGGCCGCTCGTTCCTATTCTTCTCCCTGGGCGTCGCTGCCGGCACCGCGCTCGGCCGCGACTTCGTGCTCAAGGTTCCGGAAAACGGCTTAATCGCGCTCAATGTGCCGCTTGATAGACTCCGGCTCGGCGCGCTCAGCACGCGGACGACGCATCCTTTCTACATGGCCCGGTGGAACGATTTACTCCAGGCGCTCGGCGTCGCGGGGAAGGTCGAGAATCCCTATTGGGACAAGACTAAGGGGGAGATGGTCGCCCAATGCGCCAATCCGGCCCTCTTGAAGCAGCTCGCCCCGCTGTCGCTATCATGTTCGTCACCGACGAAGGGGCGCTGGACCAAGAAGCCCCAGGGGCACTGCGGGTACTGCCTGCCGTGTCTCATTCGGCGGGCCTCTCTGCGAGGCAAGGACTCGACAGTTTACGGCGTACCCGACCTGAAGGCTGCTACATTGGACACCAAGCAGGCCGAAGGTCAGCAGGTCCGATCCTTCCAGATCGCGATCGCGCGGCTATCGAAGCGCCCGGAACTCGCCAAGGTCCTCATCCACAAGCCGGGGCCGCTCTTTGATGATCCCTCCCGCCACGATGATCTGGCCGATGTCTATCGCCGCGGATTGGAGGAGGTTGGGCGCTTGCTGACTGGCGTTCGCGCCGCACCGTCGTAA
- the qatB gene encoding Qat anti-phage system associated protein QatB, with amino-acid sequence MGTSNAYGGAGGGTPLIPSWLQGDGDGGAGAGAGDGDGTQSTPPDGSPPAVPPAPAPRPTAPAGASDRFTSARNNFTRFASSGGSDRRSLGRAVSQYVSKSAGGSRQAAQRMGSSRGAGAGLVRFLNDASANGVREALRTLNLESLAGRPIEEVFAGLADYICPEGGSIDEGIARDAFVETIADLAGAGITDIDALTPGQIQTVFELYATHAIEARICNDIGTKVVTLPADPRAAERVQAQLRDFIQRGVSDAINAAGVNIQSLTPDAVMSFVTNVYQSAFEVLQTMGDGEAAK; translated from the coding sequence ATGGGCACCTCGAACGCATATGGAGGTGCAGGCGGCGGCACGCCGCTCATCCCGAGTTGGTTGCAGGGTGATGGCGACGGCGGGGCCGGCGCGGGCGCGGGCGATGGCGACGGAACACAATCCACGCCGCCTGATGGATCGCCGCCTGCGGTTCCTCCCGCGCCGGCACCCCGGCCGACCGCGCCAGCAGGAGCGTCGGATCGCTTCACATCGGCCAGAAACAATTTCACGCGCTTCGCAAGTTCGGGCGGAAGCGACCGTCGGAGCCTCGGCCGTGCTGTCTCGCAATATGTGTCCAAATCGGCGGGCGGTTCGCGCCAGGCTGCGCAACGGATGGGTTCATCGCGGGGTGCGGGCGCCGGGCTTGTCCGATTCCTCAACGACGCCAGCGCGAATGGCGTTCGAGAGGCGCTGCGAACGCTCAACCTCGAAAGCCTCGCCGGGCGGCCGATTGAGGAGGTATTCGCGGGGCTCGCCGATTACATCTGCCCCGAAGGGGGGTCGATCGACGAGGGGATCGCGCGAGACGCCTTCGTCGAGACTATCGCCGATCTCGCCGGCGCCGGCATTACCGACATCGACGCGCTGACACCTGGTCAAATCCAAACCGTCTTCGAACTATATGCGACACACGCGATCGAAGCGCGCATCTGCAACGACATCGGCACTAAGGTCGTGACTTTACCTGCCGACCCGCGCGCGGCCGAGAGGGTTCAGGCGCAACTGCGTGATTTCATCCAGCGTGGGGTCAGCGACGCGATCAACGCCGCGGGTGTCAACATCCAGTCGCTAACCCCTGATGCGGTGATGAGCTTCGTGACCAACGTCTATCAATCCGCCTTCGAGGTATTGCAGACGATGGGCGATGGGGAGGCAGCGAAATGA
- a CDS encoding gamma-glutamylcyclotransferase family protein: MLKASEEEMESIREYFEWQAPDLEVTFLQKVYSEAVLNTRHDVWDIHTNKDRWWVITGGTNLYSQQQFPNMDLALTFHIGLILRIPRTEQQQRDDMRLLPFGPVFEKMEEAGDAVAQAHNLADYQAVGVRCRETLLELIGVAQDAAVWTETPPQRANFREWSEIICNAVVPGNSNRERRGALKGALDSAWTFSNWLTHAKSATWLDADMAHTLIQHAIGMATSLILRELRGVPEACPDCGSPDLAPEQGENTAAPGLLWERPRCTACGWAGRPVPILDSENGRPLITREGEETHDHSIMTVPLRAIRKPGDPAVEALQDVETGAPEPAEYFAYGSNMATARLRERMPSAKPLGVATLSGHELRFHKRSKDGSGKCNAFATDDDERAVIGVLFSFDPAERRKLDAAEGAGKGYDATMVTVVNDKGRRRKVLTYIASSEAIDESLKPYIWYKEHVLAGGREHGLPQDYIDESVAKVEAVEDADVARAVRERATHTVIG; the protein is encoded by the coding sequence ATGCTGAAGGCCAGCGAAGAGGAAATGGAGTCCATTCGAGAATATTTTGAATGGCAAGCGCCCGACCTAGAGGTAACCTTTCTGCAAAAGGTGTACTCCGAAGCGGTGTTGAACACCCGTCATGACGTGTGGGACATTCACACCAATAAGGACCGATGGTGGGTCATCACTGGTGGCACCAACCTCTACTCCCAGCAGCAGTTTCCGAACATGGACCTGGCGCTCACGTTCCACATCGGCCTGATCCTGCGCATCCCGCGCACGGAGCAGCAGCAACGGGACGACATGCGGCTTCTCCCGTTCGGGCCGGTGTTTGAGAAAATGGAAGAGGCCGGCGACGCGGTTGCCCAGGCCCACAATCTCGCGGACTATCAGGCCGTCGGGGTTCGTTGCCGTGAGACCTTGCTCGAATTGATCGGCGTGGCCCAGGACGCGGCAGTCTGGACGGAGACACCACCGCAGCGCGCCAATTTCCGCGAGTGGTCGGAAATCATCTGTAACGCCGTGGTGCCCGGCAATAGCAATCGGGAACGGCGCGGCGCCTTGAAGGGCGCGCTCGATAGCGCCTGGACATTCTCCAACTGGCTGACACATGCGAAGTCGGCCACATGGCTCGACGCCGACATGGCGCATACGTTGATTCAGCATGCGATCGGCATGGCCACATCCCTGATCCTTCGTGAGCTGCGTGGTGTGCCGGAGGCCTGTCCCGATTGCGGCTCGCCCGATCTGGCGCCCGAACAGGGTGAAAACACCGCGGCGCCGGGCCTTCTCTGGGAACGACCGAGATGCACGGCCTGTGGATGGGCCGGTAGGCCGGTTCCGATCCTCGATTCCGAGAATGGCCGGCCACTCATAACCCGGGAGGGCGAGGAGACGCATGACCACAGCATCATGACCGTGCCCCTGCGCGCCATCCGCAAGCCCGGCGATCCGGCAGTCGAAGCCTTGCAAGACGTCGAGACGGGTGCGCCGGAGCCGGCTGAGTATTTCGCCTACGGGTCGAACATGGCGACTGCGCGGCTGCGTGAACGTATGCCGAGCGCCAAGCCGTTGGGAGTTGCCACACTGTCAGGCCATGAGCTGCGCTTTCACAAGCGAAGCAAAGACGGGTCGGGTAAGTGCAATGCGTTCGCGACCGATGACGATGAGAGAGCCGTCATCGGTGTTCTATTCAGTTTTGATCCCGCAGAGCGCCGAAAGCTCGACGCCGCTGAGGGAGCCGGCAAGGGTTATGACGCCACGATGGTGACGGTCGTCAATGATAAGGGGCGTAGGCGAAAGGTCCTGACGTATATCGCCTCGAGTGAAGCAATCGACGAAAGCCTCAAGCCCTACATTTGGTATAAGGAACATGTCTTGGCTGGCGGACGGGAGCACGGCCTTCCGCAGGACTACATTGATGAATCCGTCGCAAAGGTTGAGGCTGTCGAGGATGCCGACGTCGCCCGGGCGGTGAGGGAGCGTGCGACGCATACCGTGATCGGGTAA
- a CDS encoding peptidase domain-containing ABC transporter: MDDTSQPSASADEGPAHSALRCLSLVARHHGLTVTLDRLVRDFGPSSDEATSNQLVTLAQASGLRGKAVTLDWDGLTKIAKTFPAVVKLKNGNAMLLVDVGENPKLSWAKLRDPMSPGELELVVDRHRLEEAWSGEVVLFSRSYAISDETKPFSAQLVASLVFRERRIVRDVVICAAILSLLALTPVIFFRLMSDRVFQSHSISTFIVICLGMAVLTAFDVVFAAIRRYLVLHLTTRIDIKLSTYIFDKVLSLPIDFFERNPIGLIAFKLNESNKIRLFLTGQMFGSVLDLGILLVFLPVMAFFSPILTAIVLICCVAIFTWIVLMMPLMRRRLSVVVAAESARSSFMIQTLQGIRTVKSLALDARQRKLWDGLNRRAAMARIAEGRTSNMVQTVVAPLEKLMVSGTFAYGVYLATANDDPISVGGLLAFLLLSQRVATPLIQAAKLVSQLDDARIAIQVVSNVVNQPAEEGRSGHGVKTPLQGHLEFSKVQFSYKGSTRRALNDVTFNIAQGTTLGVMGRSGSGKTTITRLLQRLHSDYRGSIKIDGLDIRDYDIDHLRSSLGVVLQDNYLFTGTIKENITIAKPNATYDEMVAAARLGGAQEFIDKLPRGYETYIFEGSPNLSGGQRQRLAIARALITDPKLLILDEATSALDAESEAIVNANIESIANGRTMLVISHRLSSLVRCDAIMVLDQGTVHDIGTHEELLGRCEIYSSLWNQQHQHQQGASRAAQIRPKLAYRGPRI; the protein is encoded by the coding sequence ATGGACGACACAAGCCAGCCATCAGCCAGCGCTGACGAAGGGCCTGCACATAGCGCTTTGCGATGCCTGAGTCTGGTGGCCCGGCATCACGGCCTGACCGTCACGCTCGACCGATTGGTCAGGGATTTCGGGCCGTCGAGCGATGAAGCGACATCGAATCAGCTCGTCACTCTCGCGCAAGCCTCAGGTCTACGCGGCAAGGCCGTGACACTCGACTGGGACGGCCTCACCAAGATCGCCAAGACGTTTCCGGCGGTGGTGAAGCTGAAGAACGGCAATGCAATGCTGCTTGTCGACGTCGGCGAAAACCCGAAGCTGTCCTGGGCCAAGCTCCGGGATCCGATGTCTCCGGGCGAACTCGAGCTCGTGGTGGACCGCCATCGCTTGGAGGAGGCGTGGAGCGGCGAGGTTGTCTTGTTCAGCCGCAGCTATGCGATTTCGGACGAGACCAAGCCGTTCAGTGCTCAGCTCGTCGCTAGCCTGGTTTTCCGTGAGCGCCGGATCGTGCGCGACGTGGTGATCTGCGCCGCAATCCTGAGCTTGCTGGCGCTCACACCGGTCATCTTCTTTCGCCTGATGTCGGACCGGGTATTTCAATCCCATAGCATCAGCACTTTCATCGTCATTTGTCTGGGCATGGCGGTGCTGACCGCCTTCGATGTCGTCTTCGCAGCGATCCGCCGCTACCTCGTTCTTCATCTGACGACACGAATCGACATCAAGCTCTCGACCTATATTTTCGATAAAGTGCTGAGCCTGCCGATCGACTTTTTCGAGCGCAATCCGATCGGTCTCATCGCGTTTAAGCTCAACGAGAGCAACAAGATCCGCCTGTTCTTGACCGGGCAGATGTTCGGAAGCGTTCTCGATCTCGGGATCCTGCTGGTCTTCCTCCCCGTCATGGCCTTCTTTAGCCCGATCCTGACCGCGATCGTGCTGATCTGCTGTGTGGCGATCTTCACCTGGATCGTCTTGATGATGCCGTTGATGCGGCGGCGACTGTCGGTCGTCGTGGCGGCCGAAAGCGCCCGTTCATCCTTCATGATCCAGACCTTGCAGGGCATAAGGACCGTCAAGTCACTCGCGCTCGACGCGCGGCAGCGCAAGCTTTGGGACGGGTTGAACAGACGCGCCGCCATGGCCCGCATCGCCGAAGGCCGCACGTCGAATATGGTTCAGACCGTCGTCGCGCCGCTGGAAAAGCTGATGGTGAGCGGCACCTTCGCGTATGGCGTTTATCTGGCGACCGCCAACGACGATCCGATCTCGGTCGGCGGTCTGTTGGCGTTCCTGCTGCTCAGTCAGCGCGTGGCGACGCCGCTGATCCAAGCCGCCAAATTGGTCAGCCAGTTGGACGATGCGCGGATCGCCATCCAGGTTGTCTCCAACGTGGTCAATCAACCGGCGGAGGAGGGGCGTTCCGGCCACGGCGTCAAAACGCCGTTACAGGGGCACCTCGAATTCTCGAAAGTGCAGTTCAGCTACAAAGGCTCGACGCGACGAGCCCTCAACGATGTGACGTTTAATATCGCGCAAGGCACGACGCTCGGCGTCATGGGGCGCAGCGGCTCGGGGAAGACGACCATCACGCGCCTTTTGCAGAGGCTGCATTCCGATTACCGGGGGTCGATCAAGATCGATGGCCTCGATATCCGAGACTATGACATCGATCACCTGCGGAGCAGCCTCGGTGTGGTCCTGCAGGATAATTACCTGTTCACCGGGACCATCAAAGAGAACATCACAATCGCGAAACCGAACGCGACCTATGACGAGATGGTGGCGGCGGCCCGCCTCGGCGGCGCGCAGGAGTTCATCGACAAGCTGCCTCGCGGCTACGAGACTTATATTTTCGAGGGGTCGCCGAATCTGTCTGGCGGGCAACGCCAGCGACTCGCGATTGCTCGTGCGCTCATCACCGATCCGAAATTGCTGATTCTCGATGAAGCGACGAGTGCACTCGATGCCGAAAGCGAGGCGATCGTGAACGCCAACATCGAATCGATCGCAAACGGGCGAACCATGTTGGTGATCTCGCATCGCCTATCGTCCCTGGTGCGCTGTGACGCCATCATGGTTCTTGATCAGGGCACGGTTCACGACATCGGCACGCACGAGGAACTGCTCGGCCGCTGCGAGATCTATTCGAGCCTTTGGAACCAGCAGCATCAGCATCAGCAGGGCGCATCGCGCGCAGCGCAGATCCGGCCGAAATTGGCCTATCGCGGTCCGCGGATCTAA
- the qatD gene encoding Qat anti-phage system TatD family nuclease QatD → MRSGLVDFHCHLDLYPDHAAAVERCERDGVFTLTVTTTPKAWPRNHELASATRHVRAALGLHPQLVADRAHEIGLWEELLPRTRYVGEVGLDAGPRFYKSFETQKEVFARVLTLCAAAGNKIVTTHSVRATKAVLDMIEQHMPPPHGRVVLHWFTGTAAEAKRAVDLGCYFSVNAEMLVNEKRAAITKALPLDRVLTETDGPFTRIDARPAVPSDVWVAVQGLARLHGTSPADIAATVTRNLKSLLAEQG, encoded by the coding sequence ATGCGATCGGGTCTCGTCGATTTTCATTGCCACCTCGATCTCTACCCCGACCACGCGGCCGCGGTGGAGCGTTGCGAGCGCGATGGCGTGTTCACTCTTACCGTAACCACCACGCCCAAGGCTTGGCCGCGGAACCACGAACTGGCGTCCGCCACCCGTCATGTTCGAGCGGCTCTCGGTCTGCACCCTCAACTGGTCGCCGACCGCGCCCATGAGATCGGGTTATGGGAGGAATTGCTGCCGCGAACCCGCTATGTAGGCGAGGTCGGGCTCGACGCCGGCCCGCGATTCTACAAATCGTTCGAGACACAGAAGGAGGTTTTTGCTCGCGTGCTGACGCTCTGCGCGGCGGCGGGCAACAAGATCGTCACGACGCACAGCGTCCGAGCGACGAAGGCCGTGCTTGATATGATCGAGCAACACATGCCGCCGCCTCACGGTCGCGTCGTGCTTCATTGGTTCACCGGTACCGCGGCGGAGGCCAAGAGAGCGGTCGATCTCGGCTGCTATTTTTCGGTGAACGCTGAGATGCTTGTGAACGAAAAGCGCGCCGCGATCACCAAGGCGCTCCCGCTGGACCGCGTTCTGACGGAAACAGACGGACCGTTTACACGGATCGATGCCCGTCCCGCGGTGCCGAGCGATGTTTGGGTCGCTGTGCAAGGCTTGGCACGGCTGCACGGTACCTCGCCGGCAGATATCGCTGCCACGGTCACCCGGAATCTAAAAAGCCTACTTGCGGAGCAAGGATAG